A single Phalacrocorax aristotelis chromosome 18, bGulAri2.1, whole genome shotgun sequence DNA region contains:
- the HSPB1 gene encoding heat shock protein beta-1 has product MAERRVPFTFLRSPSWDPFRDWYHGSRLFDQSFGMPHIPEDWYKWPSGSAWPGYFRLLPRESALVPAPGSPYGQALSRQLSSGISEIRQTADSWKVTLDVNHFAPEELVVKTKDNIVEITGKHEEKQDEHGFISRCFTRKYTLPPGVEATAVRSSLSPDGMLTVEAPLPKPAIQSAEITIPVTVESQAKEPAKK; this is encoded by the exons ATGGCTGAGCGCCGCGTCCCCTTCACCTTCCTGCGCAGCCCCAGCTGGGATCCCTTCCGTGACTGGTACCATGGCAGCCGCCTCTTCGACCAGTCCTTCGGGATGCCCCATATCCCCGAGGATTGGTACAAGTGGCCGAGCGGCAGCGCCTGGCCAGGATATTTCCGTCTGCTGCCCCGGGAGAGCGCGCTGGTGCCGGCCCCTGGCTCGCCCTACGGGCAGGCGCTGAGCCGGCAGCTCAGCAGCGGCATCTCCGAGATCCGCCAGACCGCCGACAGCTGGAAGGTCACCTTGGATGTCAACCACTTCGCGCCCGAGGAGCTGGTGGTCAAGACCAAGGATAACATCGTGGAGATAACCG gCAAACACGAGGAGAAGCAGGATGAGCATGGCTTCATCTCCAGGTGCTTCACCCGAAAATACAC CCTCCCCCCCGGTGTTGAAGCCACGGCCGTGCGGTCCTCGCTGTCCCCCGACGGCATGCTTACGGTGGAGGCGCCCCTGCCCAAGCCGGCCATCCAGTCTGCCGAAATCACCATCCCCGTCACCGTCGAGAGCCAAGCCAAGGAGCCAGCCAAGAAGTAG